The following coding sequences are from one Scylla paramamosain isolate STU-SP2022 chromosome 21, ASM3559412v1, whole genome shotgun sequence window:
- the LOC135110896 gene encoding microspherule protein 1-like isoform X1, translating into MMSRFVHKGKPVTDRPRFRPMELTLPPRERTTSTSSLNEDGTKRRSSSRAIKRPKFDDELVESSLGGQGSTPLNKIRTRNPSLSTASDCSVSLPPTPSVTSDVRKRLSSKSSSKRARKGRGSQSIVTKDLGRWKPTDDLGLIIGVQQTCDLVTVHRGVKFSCKFTLGEVQERWYALLYDPTVSRIAQQAMKNLHPDQIQAVQSRALYSKAEEELLGKIKSNSNPTLQTFEQNLKENPHIFFPARSAKSLFAHWQLLKQYHLLPDQSVPPLTKNGPVKDFAEAEQQIHDSELYESSDDLLEHELGVASRGSKREIRLLEDQVSKWQVLVDTVTGISPPEFDNQTLAVLRGRLVRYLMRSREITLGRKASGVNVDVDLSLEGPAWKISRRQGIIKLRNTGDFLVANEGKRPIYVDGKPVLAGNKTKLNNNSVVEIASLRFIFLINLDLINVIRQETAKLSGH; encoded by the exons ATGATGTCCAGATTTGTCCATAAAGGCAAACC GGTGACTGACCGGCCACGCTTTCGTCCCATGGAGCTCACATTACCTCCTCGTGAGCGCACCACTAGTACCAGCAGCCTTAATGAGGATGGAACAAAACGCAGGTCTTCTTCCAGGGCTATCAAGCGCCCAAAATTTGATGATGAACTTGTTGAATCAAGTCTAGGAGGCCAAGGGTCTACTCCACTTAACAAGATTCGAACACGCAATCCATCACTGTCCACTGCATCAGATTGTTCTGTGTCTCTACCTCCGACTCCCTCAGTCACATCTGATGTTAGAAAGCGTTTATCATCAAAATCTTCGAGTAAGAGAGCAAGAAAGGGCAGAGGATCACAGTCAATCGTCACTAAAGACCTAGGACGCTGGAAGCCAACAGATGACCTTGGTTTGATTATTGGGGTGCAACAGACTTGTGACTTGGTTACTGTCCACAGAGGAGTAAAGTTTTCCTGCAAGTTCACTTTAGGAGAGGTCCAGGAGCGGTGGTATGCCCTACTTTATGATCCCACAGTGTCAAGAATTGCTCAACAAGCTATGAAAAATCTACACCCTGACCAG ATCCAAGCAGTGCAATCCAGAGCTCTTTACAGTAAGGCTGAAGAGGAACTTTTaggaaaaattaaatcaaattcAAATCCAACACTTCAAACCTTTGAACAGAACCTAAAGGAAAATCCCCACATATTTTTTCCAGCACGTTCTGCTAAGTCACTTTTTGCTCATTGGCAACTGCTAAAACAGTATCACCTGCTGCCAGATCAGTCTGTCCCACCTCTCACCAAGAATGGGCCAGTCAAGGATTTTGCTGAAGCTGAGCAGCAG ATTCATGACTCAGAACTGTATGAGAGCAGTGATGACCTGCTAGAGCACGAACTAGGGGTGGCCAGTCGGGGAAGTAAGCGAGAGATTCGTCTCTTGGAGGACCAAGTCTCCAAATGGCAGGTTTTGGTTGACACTGTCACAGGAATTTCTCCACCAGAATTTGACAACCAGACACTTGCTGTACTTCGTGGTCGATTAGTAAG GTACCTGATGCGCTCTAGAGAAATTACTTTAGGGCGCAAAGCATCTGGTGTAAATGTTGATGTGGATCTCTCCTTAGAGGGCCCTGCCTGGAAAATATCTCGAAGACAA GGAATCATAAAATTACGCAACACAGGGGACTTCCTGGTTGCTAATGAGGGCAAGAGACCAATCTATGTGGATGGCAAACCTGTGCTTGCTGGGAACAAGACAAAGCTGAATAACAATTCTGTGGTAGAGATTGCATCACTGAGGTTCATATTCTTAATAAATCTTGATCTCATCAATGTCATTCGTCAAGAAACTGCCAAACTCAGTGGTCACTGA
- the LOC135110896 gene encoding microspherule protein 1-like isoform X2, with translation MELTLPPRERTTSTSSLNEDGTKRRSSSRAIKRPKFDDELVESSLGGQGSTPLNKIRTRNPSLSTASDCSVSLPPTPSVTSDVRKRLSSKSSSKRARKGRGSQSIVTKDLGRWKPTDDLGLIIGVQQTCDLVTVHRGVKFSCKFTLGEVQERWYALLYDPTVSRIAQQAMKNLHPDQIQAVQSRALYSKAEEELLGKIKSNSNPTLQTFEQNLKENPHIFFPARSAKSLFAHWQLLKQYHLLPDQSVPPLTKNGPVKDFAEAEQQIHDSELYESSDDLLEHELGVASRGSKREIRLLEDQVSKWQVLVDTVTGISPPEFDNQTLAVLRGRLVRYLMRSREITLGRKASGVNVDVDLSLEGPAWKISRRQGIIKLRNTGDFLVANEGKRPIYVDGKPVLAGNKTKLNNNSVVEIASLRFIFLINLDLINVIRQETAKLSGH, from the exons ATGGAGCTCACATTACCTCCTCGTGAGCGCACCACTAGTACCAGCAGCCTTAATGAGGATGGAACAAAACGCAGGTCTTCTTCCAGGGCTATCAAGCGCCCAAAATTTGATGATGAACTTGTTGAATCAAGTCTAGGAGGCCAAGGGTCTACTCCACTTAACAAGATTCGAACACGCAATCCATCACTGTCCACTGCATCAGATTGTTCTGTGTCTCTACCTCCGACTCCCTCAGTCACATCTGATGTTAGAAAGCGTTTATCATCAAAATCTTCGAGTAAGAGAGCAAGAAAGGGCAGAGGATCACAGTCAATCGTCACTAAAGACCTAGGACGCTGGAAGCCAACAGATGACCTTGGTTTGATTATTGGGGTGCAACAGACTTGTGACTTGGTTACTGTCCACAGAGGAGTAAAGTTTTCCTGCAAGTTCACTTTAGGAGAGGTCCAGGAGCGGTGGTATGCCCTACTTTATGATCCCACAGTGTCAAGAATTGCTCAACAAGCTATGAAAAATCTACACCCTGACCAG ATCCAAGCAGTGCAATCCAGAGCTCTTTACAGTAAGGCTGAAGAGGAACTTTTaggaaaaattaaatcaaattcAAATCCAACACTTCAAACCTTTGAACAGAACCTAAAGGAAAATCCCCACATATTTTTTCCAGCACGTTCTGCTAAGTCACTTTTTGCTCATTGGCAACTGCTAAAACAGTATCACCTGCTGCCAGATCAGTCTGTCCCACCTCTCACCAAGAATGGGCCAGTCAAGGATTTTGCTGAAGCTGAGCAGCAG ATTCATGACTCAGAACTGTATGAGAGCAGTGATGACCTGCTAGAGCACGAACTAGGGGTGGCCAGTCGGGGAAGTAAGCGAGAGATTCGTCTCTTGGAGGACCAAGTCTCCAAATGGCAGGTTTTGGTTGACACTGTCACAGGAATTTCTCCACCAGAATTTGACAACCAGACACTTGCTGTACTTCGTGGTCGATTAGTAAG GTACCTGATGCGCTCTAGAGAAATTACTTTAGGGCGCAAAGCATCTGGTGTAAATGTTGATGTGGATCTCTCCTTAGAGGGCCCTGCCTGGAAAATATCTCGAAGACAA GGAATCATAAAATTACGCAACACAGGGGACTTCCTGGTTGCTAATGAGGGCAAGAGACCAATCTATGTGGATGGCAAACCTGTGCTTGCTGGGAACAAGACAAAGCTGAATAACAATTCTGTGGTAGAGATTGCATCACTGAGGTTCATATTCTTAATAAATCTTGATCTCATCAATGTCATTCGTCAAGAAACTGCCAAACTCAGTGGTCACTGA